In Bacillota bacterium, the DNA window CGGCACTGTCAACCCATTCTGTCAGTTCGAGAAAGGGCAAGTCCAACCAATAAGAGATAGGGGTATAAGTGTTTACGGACAAGAGAATGCTCACTTCCATAAGCAAACTTTTAATGTTCCTGTTGATCCCTACTCGAACAAAAAATTTTGTACCGCCAAAGTAACAGCGGTAAAATCCTTGGCAGGAAGGGAAGTAATAAGCTCTACAGGGACTTTAGCAGCCCGGGCCGCTACAGCAGCAAGATATGCCTTTGAAAGCTCAGCTACAGGAGAAGGATCGCCTAAGGTCTTTGCCACGTTTGCCGCATTTATCAAATCCCGGCCTGTTAGCCCTTCAAGGTCCATTTCGATCTCACGGTATTCTTTATCCTCGAAAACAAACGGCTTGCTCAAGACAACTTTCTCCATGACTAGCAGCTCCTCTCATGGTATAATCCCAGAAAAGGGGGAAATTAATATGGATATCGGTTATATTCTGCTAATGATAATCATTTGGAGCATAGTGCTTGTATTGTCCGTGATCCC includes these proteins:
- a CDS encoding phage tail assembly protein, whose product is MEKVVLSKPFVFEDKEYREIEMDLEGLTGRDLINAANVAKTLGDPSPVAELSKAYLAAVAARAAKVPVELITSLPAKDFTAVTLAVQNFLFE